One genomic segment of Desulfomicrobium sp. ZS1 includes these proteins:
- the lolA gene encoding outer membrane lipoprotein chaperone LolA — MPRFFMGLLFVLTSVWCAQAADLSDQIQKRYDTLQSFRGFFLQKLTNASSHEVQERLGSITFKRPRFIRWETTSPENELLIIGQDTVWEYFPAEETVYRYSVEQVLSSKTMIRFLSGEANLKDDFIVQDLGVDGDFRHLKIIPKEPEPNLVEGELWVRPGQDMLEKIKLVDFFGNINELELTGLELDVPVEDKEFTLVPPKGTDVIEGLVGE; from the coding sequence GTGCCGCGCTTTTTTATGGGGCTTCTCTTCGTCCTGACCAGCGTCTGGTGCGCACAGGCTGCGGATTTGAGCGATCAGATCCAAAAGCGATATGATACATTGCAGTCTTTTAGAGGGTTTTTTCTGCAGAAGCTGACCAATGCCTCCAGCCACGAAGTGCAGGAGCGGCTTGGCAGCATCACCTTCAAACGCCCCCGCTTCATCCGCTGGGAAACGACCAGTCCCGAGAATGAGCTGCTCATCATCGGGCAGGACACGGTCTGGGAATATTTTCCCGCAGAGGAGACTGTCTACCGCTATTCGGTGGAGCAGGTTTTAAGTTCCAAGACCATGATCCGCTTCCTGTCCGGTGAGGCCAACCTGAAGGACGATTTCATCGTACAGGATCTGGGCGTGGACGGGGATTTCAGGCATTTGAAGATCATCCCCAAGGAGCCCGAGCCTAATCTGGTCGAGGGAGAGCTTTGGGTCCGGCCTGGGCAGGACATGCTGGAGAAGATCAAACTGGTGGATTTCTTCGGAAATATCAATGAATTGGAACTGACTGGGCTTGAGCTTGACGTGCCCGTGGAAGACAAGGAATTCACCCTGGTGCCGCCCAAAGGCACGGACGTGATCGAAGGGCTTGTCGGGGAGTGA
- a CDS encoding RluA family pseudouridine synthase: MSLEPLRYDPPLEPRLTIIHEDRDMVVVIKPSGLLSVPGRTPELFDSVLSRVREIHPAAQAVHRLDLGTSGVLVVATRRKAETILRQQFQNRLTRKLYLARVQGVMSEDSGQVDLPLICDWPNRPMQMVCHDTGKPAQTDYQVLERDGESTLVLLRPHTGRSHQLRVHMASLGHPILGDNLYGEARPGERLLLHASQLGLYHPYSGEWTTFHAPCDFAEHVAPTMLKAPALATP; the protein is encoded by the coding sequence ATGTCTCTTGAACCGCTGCGCTACGACCCGCCGCTTGAACCACGGCTGACCATCATCCACGAAGACCGGGACATGGTCGTGGTCATCAAGCCGAGCGGCCTTTTGTCCGTGCCGGGCCGTACCCCGGAGCTGTTCGACTCGGTCCTGTCACGGGTGCGCGAAATCCACCCGGCCGCCCAGGCCGTGCACCGGCTGGATCTTGGCACCTCGGGAGTGCTGGTCGTGGCCACCCGGCGCAAAGCCGAAACAATCCTGCGTCAGCAATTTCAAAACCGCCTGACCCGCAAGCTCTACCTGGCGCGGGTACAGGGCGTGATGAGCGAGGACTCCGGACAGGTCGACCTTCCGCTCATCTGCGACTGGCCCAACCGCCCCATGCAGATGGTCTGTCATGACACCGGCAAACCCGCCCAGACCGACTATCAGGTGCTTGAACGCGACGGGGAAAGCACCCTCGTCCTGCTGCGCCCGCATACAGGTCGCTCCCACCAGCTGCGCGTGCATATGGCCAGCCTTGGCCATCCCATCCTGGGTGACAACCTCTACGGCGAGGCCCGGCCCGGCGAACGCCTGCTGCTCCACGCCAGCCAACTGGGCCTCTATCACCCCTACAGCGGAGAATGGACCACCTTCCACGCCCCCTGCGATTTCGCCGAGCACGTGGCCCCCACCATGCTGAAAGCTCCCGCCCTGGCTACTCCGTAA
- a CDS encoding arylesterase produces MSSILIWSITWAAALIVLCPVRGACAEPEIHILAFGDSLTAGYNLPPSKSFAAQLEERVQSQGRKVRVTNAGLSGDTTSGGRTRLAWSLQDKPDLIILELGANDGLRGLDPVFMRENLDAMIQECLNTGARVILAGMRAPVNWGEAYRTEFEKVFPELAEKYGLPLYPFFLEGVITNPALLLEDGLHPNANGVERIVDGILPLVLDEVDGLMQSPA; encoded by the coding sequence ATGTCGTCGATCCTTATATGGAGTATCACCTGGGCCGCGGCCCTCATAGTGTTATGTCCGGTCCGCGGAGCGTGCGCGGAGCCTGAGATTCACATCCTCGCCTTTGGGGACAGCCTGACCGCCGGCTACAACCTGCCTCCCTCCAAGTCCTTCGCCGCCCAACTGGAGGAGCGGGTGCAGAGCCAGGGACGAAAAGTCCGGGTCACCAACGCGGGCCTGTCCGGCGACACCACCAGCGGCGGACGGACACGCCTGGCCTGGTCTCTGCAAGACAAGCCGGACCTGATCATCCTTGAACTCGGCGCCAATGACGGCCTGCGCGGGCTGGATCCGGTCTTCATGCGCGAGAACCTCGACGCCATGATTCAGGAATGCCTTAACACCGGAGCCCGAGTAATACTGGCCGGAATGCGCGCTCCGGTCAATTGGGGAGAAGCTTATCGAACGGAGTTCGAAAAAGTTTTCCCCGAGCTGGCTGAAAAATACGGGCTGCCTCTGTACCCTTTTTTTCTGGAAGGGGTTATAACAAATCCGGCCCTGCTTCTTGAAGACGGACTGCATCCCAATGCCAATGGCGTGGAGCGCATCGTGGACGGCATCCTGCCCCTGGTCCTGGACGAAGTGGACGGCCTGATGCAAAGTCCCGCATAA